The genomic window ATCAACTTGTAGATATTTTAAAAACCAAAATTGGACTGCAGGCGCAGGTATTCTTTACGAATCAGTAAATACAAATCGATATGGAGAAAATGTGACTAGATCTCAACATACATCTTATTTGTTTTTGCAACATGAATGGAAGCTTAATCCTAAAGTGGACATCATTACAGGACTTCGATACGACGATAATTCAGTGTATCACAGCCAATGGAGCCCAAAGTTTTCGTTACTCTACAAACCTACTTCCCGCATTCAAATCAAAGCCTCTTTTGGAACAGGATTTAAAGCACCTGACTTCAGACAATTGTATTTGAATTTTAAAAATTCTGCGGCAGGATACAGCGTATTTGGTACCGAAGTAGTGTTGGACGAACTCAAAAAATTACAGACACAGGGATTAATTGAAGATATATATATTTCTTTAGACCAAAAATCCACATTAAAACCAGAAAAATCAATTGCGCTGAATTTTGGGATGGAGTATGATCATCCCACGTTTGGTAATTTTTCAATACATTTTTTCAGAAATGATCTCAAAGGATTAGTAGAAATACAAACCGTCGCTTTACTTAAAAACCGACAATTCATTTATTCTTACAATAATATTCAGAATGCTTACACAGAAGGTTTTGAGGCAGAATGGAGAAGCAAATTGATTCGGAATTTCCAGATCAGTTTATCTTATAATTACTTGCTTGCTAAAGACAAAGATATTCTTAACCAAATCAAACAAAAACAAATCTATGGTAGAAATCCGGAAACTTTAGAATCTTACCTGATCACAAAAAAGGATTATTTAGGTTTGTACGGCAGATCACCTCATTCAGGTATAGCCAAATTAAGATATCAAAGTAAAAGTGGAAAATGGGATGCCTCTCTACGATGTATTTACAGAGGTAGTTATGGCTCGGCTGCTACTGCAGGATCAGTATCAGGCACACTTATACCTTCGTCTGATAGAAACAGCAATGGTATATTGGATCGATATGATCACCTGGTAACTGATTATTTTATCCTCAATGCAGGATATGCTTATCAAATTAATTCAAATTGGCGAATAAGTACCGGTGTTGAAAATTTGGCCAACTACAAAGATGAATTATACATACCCACTTTAAAAGGTAGAAATTTTTTTATTCAAATACAATTCGAATTTTTTAAAAAAAATAAATCATGAAAAATTTAATTTTAGTACTCTTCGCTATAAGCTTACTTACCTCATGCGATGATTCATCTGAATCATCCCCTGGCTCAAAATCTCTATCTGTAACTGTACAAAATTTACCGGCAGACCCACCTACTTCATTTGACCCTACTACCGGACAACCGATAGGCGAAACCGGCAAATTTACTTTTTTCAGATTATCTGACAGCAGTATCGTCGCTAATTCTGACTCGACTACAAGCAAATGGGATATTGCATTCCGGGCAAATACAATTTTGATCAATAGTGGATCTTCAGGCCCTGGAAGCGCAGGTGCATTTTTGTTGGACGGTGTTTATCAATCCATTTCTGAAGTCCCTGCAGACAGCAGTTTCCATATAGACCAAGCTCCTGTTTATGCTATTGGAAAAAATTGGTACACTTATGATCAGGCAGCATTTGTATTCTATCCAAAGCCGGGCAAAGTTTTAATTTTGCGTACCAGTGATCAGAAATATGCAAAACTGGAAATTCTGAGTTACTACAAAAATGCACCGACCACTCCAAATTACCGTACCGACCTGGCGCGTTACTATACCTTCCGCTACATCATCCAACAGGATGGCTCCAAGAAATTCTAAAAGCCATTTTCAAACAAAGAATGAAGCTCAACCAAAAAGAAGTGAAAGCCTGATCTACAAATGCTATTGCTAAGCTCAGGCTTTCATTTTACCACATTGTATGTTTAGGGAACATACCTTTACCACTGTGAATCCTAGGGAACCAAAGATTTAACAACTTTCAAATAATTTTACCTTATAAACCAAATTTTGAGGCTGAAATTTGGAATAAATTTACCCTGGTATACGGTAAAGATGAACAATTTATGCATTTGAGTTATTTTTACCTCTGCTGAAATGGAAAAAATGGCATGCATCTCATTTCCTTCGTTCAATCATATAGTTAGGTTCCTGCTAACATGGATTATTCTTGGACTCCATCCCATACATGCTGAAAACAAAGTTTATCTCTTAGAAAGTGAAGCAGAAGGCCTTCAAGCAAAACTGGATTTGATCAACAGTGCCCAAAAAGAAATCATGGTTGCATATTATGCAATCTATGAAGATGACACCGGGCTCGCTGTTCTATCCGCCTGCGTTCATGCAGCAAAACGAGGTGTCGATGTAAGAATTATAGTAGAAAGTCTGAGTTCCCGCATTTCAAAAGGGATGCTCGACTATCTATGTAATTACAATATCCCTGTACAATACTTTAACAAGTTTAGTTGGAAGAAAGGATGGAATAATATCACTTCAATGCATGATAAACTCCTTGTCGTAGATGGTAAATATTTCATCACCGGTGGAAGAAATCTCACTAATAATTATTATTCAAAATTCAATCGAAGTAAAAAAAAATTTATTGATCTTGAAATATTTACAGAAGGCGAAGTTGTATCCCAAGCTAGCAGGTATTTTAACCATGTTTGGACGGCTCCTTTCACCAAATACATGAACAATAAAGTTTACAAAACTACACTTAAGGATTATAAACATATTGAGGCGGTTTTGGATTCAATCTATAATATTCAACAATTTCATCCAGTAAAATATTGGAGTGACAAAACCGATCCTGTTCAGAAAATTAACTTTATCAGAGACTATTACCATATTCTACCTCGGACCAGATTTGTTTCCAACAAAGTGATGAGTTTAATCTATGAAGCAGATAGCACAATCCAAATTGAATCACCTTACCTTACGCCTCCACGCAGCATCAGAAAAGCGCTTCGCAATGCAGCATTTAAAAAAGTTAAGATTGAACTCAACAGCAATGCTGCTTATGTTACCGATGTGCCTGTTAGCTCGGCTGCATATGCAAATGACAGAGACCTATATCTCAAATGGGGTATACACGCTTATGAGTTTGAAGGACAAAGTACCCTGCATTCTAAAGCGATGGTTATCGACAATAAAATTACCGTGATTGGTACTTATAATTTGGATAATTTGTCACACCAATTTAATTCTGAAACAATTACAGTAATTGAAGATACAGCATTTGCTCACAAAGTTTCACGAATTCTTAAATCACGTATAAAACAGAGCACTTTGATATCGGCTGAAGATGAACCGGACCCCTTTCGCAATCTCAAATTTAAACAGCGATTTTTATTCTCCATTTTCCGAAAAACAGCTTTTATTTATCGCCCTTTTATTTGATTAGGGTTGAGGAATAAATTATTATTCCCTGATATAAATTATAAAGAAGTTAAAATTCGAAACATAAATCATCTCTTTCATTTAGCTCGAATTTTGCAAAAGAGATTTAATTCTGAAGCCTAATTGGATATAAAAACTGAGCTTTGGATGTGCTGAATGATCACCCGGTTGCGACCATCAGCTGAACGATTTCACTCCTCAAGGAGAGAGGCTGACAATACTTTGCAGGAAATTGCAATTGCCCTTACAACAGGTAAACTTGTGTTCTCATCTCTTTCATTTAGATCAAATTCGAATGACACGATTTTATGTCTTGTCTATACAATACATCACATTTCTCTTCATTCCCTTCAATTTAGTTCGTTGAATTGGAGAATTTAGCGTTATTTCATTGAAAGCTTCATCAGTCATGGCGAGCCAATCCTGTTGAGAAAGGTTCAATAATTCTACTTTAGGTTCAAATTCATCGACTTGATGTTGTTTTGCAAATCTATTCCAGGGACATACCTCCTGACAGATGTCACAGCCAAAAATCCATCCTTTCGTTTTTCCTGAAAAAGATTCAGGTATATCATTCTTAAGTTCAATCGTAAGATAAGAAATACACCTAGATGCATCCACTATATAACCTTGTGCATGTATAGCTTCGGTTGGACAAGCTTCAATACAGCGAGTACAGGTCCCACAGTGGTCATTGATCGGGTGATCAACCTGAAATTCAATATCTGTTAATACACAGGCCAGAAAAAAATAACTCCCATGTTTTGGATGAATACTAAGTGTATTTTTTCCGCTCCACGAAATTCCCGATATTTTCGCCCAATCACGTTCCAGCACCGGAGCTGAATCTACAAAATATCTAAGTTGAATGTTTCCATATGTATCATTCAACCAGTGAGTTAAAACTTTCAATTTTGACTTTATCACTTGATGATAATCCTGACCATAAGCATATCTAGATATTTTAATTCCTTCTTTATGAATGTATTGATTTTCAGGAAAATAATTGAGCGCCAGCATTATGACTGATTTACAACCAGGAAAGAGCAATGTTGGGTCGATGCGCTTTTCATAATAATTTTCCATGTAGCTCATTTCACCGTGCATCCCTTGCTTCAACCATCGTTCCAGATTCCTTGCCTCCTTATCAAGCTGACGAGCTTTAGCCACACCAACTTGCAGAAATCCCAGCTCCCGAGCTTTGGATTTGATCTTTTCAGAAGAATAAACCATTCTTGCAAAGAAAAGAAAACTATTCCAATTCTTAAAATAGATCCTTCCTGAATATTAATTACCGAATCCAAAACTTACTTCACGTAAATGTCATTTAAAAGCTTCGAGAATATATAATTCCCAATCTAATATCACATTTTTCTTCTCTGATTATTTTAAGCAAAAAGGAAAATTCCCACATAGATGTTCTGATTTTTTTCAAATCCAAAATTGTGCAAACATTCAGGTATCAGATTATACTAATGTAATGAAGTATAAAGTCATAGATCTGACCAATTATTCGATCCTTACGGAATCTATTGGATCTCAGATTCAATAGATTTCAAATGACTAAATTCCTAAAGGGATTCACTTTATTGAAGACAATGGCTATGAGAAAATTACTCAAACTTTGCAAAACTATATTTAAAAATGCCTCGCATTCCTATTTATCAAACTATAATCATTGGAACTTATAAATTTCAATATAAAAAAATAAAGCCCGCACTAATTTTGTGCAGGCTTTGACCACAATTTGAAGAAAGTAAAACGATATACTTTAATATTATTTTTATAAATCAAACCAGATTCCACATTCAAGGGTATGATAATCCGTCTCCTTCCATGTTGGCGTCAGGTCATAATTTACATAAAATTTGATTGCACCGATGTCCACCTTTGCATTCAGTCCATATTTGAACGTAGAAAAACCAAAATCCTCTTCCGTTTCGATATTTCGTTTTGAATTGGTTGTTTTAATTTCATGTTCCTGATGTGTTAACACTCCTACATATCCACCTAATCCTATACCGATATTGCCCAAGCCTCTGTATTTTTTTGATTGCAGATATAAGGTGAGGGGAACTTCAAGATGGCTAAAATCAAATTCACTCTTTCGAATTTCAGATCCATTAACAGTTTCATTGATGGTGTACTCAAGAGTCTTGTCAGGAGTAAAGTTCAGTTTTTTATCAAACTCCAATTCTCCAAATCTCCAAGTAAGTCCTGTTAACAATAGTACATTTTTGCTGCCTAGATATATTTTAGTTGGGAGGAAAGTAAATCCCCAACTCCATGACCGGAAAGTCTTCAGGCTTAAGTCTTTGGCTTGTTGCTTAGTTGCAGCGTCTCCATTATGTATAAGAAAGTTCATACCAAGATCAAAATCAATAAAGTCAACTGATGCAGCTTTAGATCGTTTTTTCTTAGCCGGAGCCACATTTTCTTTTCTCATAGGCATATCAGGACTATCTGCTAATGAGGGCTCACTTTTCTCGTCAATCTTTGATTCAGATTTTTCCATTGAAGGTTTCTGTATGATTAAAATTTCCCTGTCTTTTACTTTAAACTTTAAAGTATCCTCTTTCCCTATACTGGGAGCAGGACTTGGAGAAGGCGGTGGCGGTGGTGGTGGTGGTGGTACATCTTGTGCTTTAGAAACTACAGCGATAAAGGTTACGAATAGAATAAATAATATTTTTTTCATTTATATGAATTTTATGTTTTTTGTTCAAATCAATTTCTAAATAAAGTCAATTGTTTTATTATTTCTAATTTTTCTGTTTTTAGTTCAACTGCTACATGCTCTGTGCTCTGATCGACCTGAATCTGGAGTACATCATTTGTCCATTTGCGAGTTCTTCCAGCAATCCATTTCCAAAACAAATTCCCTGCTTGCTTTTCAAGTGAATTCTCTTTGCCTACATTATCAGTCATAAGATTTTCTTTGGCATCAGATAAATTTTCAACTTTGATCTTAATATCCGGGAGTACTTTTTCTTGTTTAGCTGAAACAGAAGCCAAAGAAGTTATAAGTTTCACTGGTGACGCTTTTATATCTTTCAACATTGAGGATTCATTTGTAATCAAAAGATGCGTTGTGGTGTTTAATGTTGCATCGTCAGCAATATTTTTTTCTTGATTTTCAATATATTCTCTATGAAGGAACTCCGCTTTCGAATTGATCAAATTGGCAGCGCTCCCTAATTGACCTTCTTGAATTAGATCAGATGCCTTACTTTTCATCATGTTGTGTCTGGTCTCAGCAACCGAAGATTTCATTTCATCATTCACCTGTTTGCCTGTATTCAATTTAGCGTTTGGAATGTTTTGATCATGAGCTGTATGATTTGAATAAGTTGACGTATTCATTTTGTCATTTTGTGATCCTTTATCACTAGAAAAATACCAAATTGCAACACAAATCAAAACAGTTGCTGCTATACTTCCGGAAATCCAAAATTGAAACAAATTTGCACTAGCTGATTTTTTTGGAGCGAAAGCCTTATCCTTAAGTCGCGGATCTTGTATGACTTTATCAAAAATATTGTCGGGTGCCGATTTGAGCTCAGATTGCTGCAATCGTGCGTGGAAATATTCCTTGAATTGATCTTTCATTTTTATTATTATTTTTCAATAACTGTATCAATTTAATTTTTGCTCTCAAATACTGACTCCTTGAGGTTGAAGGTGCTATTCCCAGCATTTCTGATATTTGATCATGTGAGTAATTTTCTATTACGTACAAAGTAAAAACCAATCTATATCGCTCTGGAAGTTGGAGAATACAGGAATTTACATCTTGTAGATCCGCTTCGTAAGCCGCTTCCAAATCACCCACAGAATCATCGCTCTCTACCGGATGGGAAATTTGATCTTCCCAAGGCTCCATTCTATATCTTGCAGATTTCTGGACCATAGCAACACAGGTATTTACTGTGATTCGTTTTATCCATGCAGGCAGTAGTTTCTCATTTTCCAGACTATCCAAATGCAAAAAAACTTTAACGAATGATTCTTGCAATGCATCCGCTGCTTCAACTTCATTTCTTATAATATGGAGGCACACTTGATACATTGCAGACGAAAAACGGTCATAGAGATTTCTTGCAGAAATCTGATCACCCTGCAGCACCTTGTCAATCAGTGTTTTGTAGTCGCTTTCGTGTTGGTCTTTTGTCAAAAAGCTCATTTTTCCGTTTGCAAATCAACATAAGGATCTTGCACATGCCTAAAAGTTGCATGACCTGATCTTTAAACTAACATAAAATTAAAAATTCTCAGGATAGGGCGGAAAAAAGACCTCACTGGTTGTCGCGCCATTCATAGACCCATTTTGCTTGAATTTGCTCCAAATGGGATTCGTTGCATTCTTCTCTTTTTCCTTCAAAGTGTGGCAGTTCCATAACCCAATCCAATAACTGCGTGAATCGGATCCTGTAGATTTGGGACTCACCAAATTCTGGTCCGAATCTGGCATAAAGCCCCATAGCAATATCCTCGTGATCAGCCCAACTGATTGGAAGATCATCTATATTCTTAAAACTCGACATATTGACTGCAATTAATGTTCGTGTCCAATTATCCTTTTCTGATCAGGTACTTCAATGACAATGTCTGCATGATCGTCTAAGATAATACATTGACATGCCAGCCTGGATTCAAGTCTGGGATTGATCGCTCGATCAATGAAATCCTCTTCCTTGTCCGACAGAGGCTCCAGGTGCCGATCACCGCTTTGTACATAGATGTGACAAGTACTACAGGCACACACCCCACCGCAATTGTGGTTGAGATGGACCCCATATTCCTCAGTAATTTCAAGAATACTCATCTCCTTAAACTCTCCCTCAACCGCCTTCTCCGGAATCTGGATATCTTCAAATTTGAAGTGAATCTTTGCCATAACAAGTGAAAGTTAAACTGGAAATAGCCATTATAAGTTCAGGGAGCGTCTACTTTTTTAATGTTTTCTTAAAATCCAAAAAGCATTCCTCCTTTCCCTTTATAAAACTTATTTTTGAAGTATCAATCAACTATGGACGAAATTCAAAAGCAAACTGAAGTAAAGAAGTATAAGTTCAAAGAACTCAAGGTTTATGCCTCTACTGAATGGCTGGCAGACAACAAGAAAAAGTATCGCCAGGTATTTGACAGGTTGGATACCACATATATCTATGTTGAACTTTCATTTTACAATAAACTTTTCGAACGAGATGTCTGGGAAACCGATATAGAACTCAAATGCTTTAGTCTGATCAAGACAAAAAAAGAGCTATGTAACTTGAGTTTTCGTCGCAAAATCTCCAAATATGACCCTACGGTCTATATCAGAGAAGGCTGGGGTAATAAAAAAGAAGGCTCCTTTTGGAAAAAAGGATCATACTATTGGGAAGCCTGGATCGACGGCGAAAAAGTTGCCACCAGGTATTTTTACATTGAAGATCCTGGGGCGAATGAAAATATATACTTTCCCTATGTTGAGCTCCTCGGCATGAAGCTCTACGAAGGCCCTTTTGATGATGTTTCCGACGAAAACAGACATTATTTCAAAGGGTTCAATGCGGAAGAAACCAGATATATTTATGTGGACCTGAGTTTAAAGAACAACGTAAAGCAGCCTATTTGGCAATGTGAGCTATTCATCAAATTTTATAACGAATCCAGAGAACTCAAAGGTCAGGTGGTACGACTCATGCAGGTGAGAAGGGAAGATCCTGTCATACAGCTGACCGCAGGGTGGGGCTCCAACGTGAAAGGTTCCTGGTGGATGGGCAGATATACCGCCGAAGTCGTATGCATGGATCAGTTACTCGCTGTCATGCCTTTTGAAGTAGGCGACGAATTTATGGAGGGCGATGCCCCTGTAACTTTACCTCATAAATCTGAACCTGTAACGCTTCCGGGTACCATTGAGGACAATGATACTTTTGATGAAGTTCTGGCTGAACTTAACGAACTGATTGGACTTCAGGAAATTAAGGTCAAAGTCAAAGAACACGCCCAATACATTAAATTCCTCCAGTTGAGAAAGGAAAAGGGTATTGATGACAAAGATCAAATGGTATTGCACACGGCATTCCTAGGAAACCCGGGTACAGGAAAAACAACTGTAGCCAAAATGCTTGGGAGGCTCTACAAAAAAATGGGTGTACTTTCAAAGGGACATGTCCAAGAAGCTGATCGAGCTGAACTCGTTGGAGAATTTATTGGCCAGACAGCGCCAAAAGTGAAAGAAGTCATTGAAAAAGCCAGAGGCGGTGTATTGTTTATTGATGAAGCCTATGCACTTGCCAGAACCAATGATGACAGTAAGGATTTTGGTCGTGAAGTCGTTGAAATATTGGTCAAGGAAATGTCAAATGGCCCGGGTGATATCGCTGTGATTTTGGCAGGTTATCCTAAAGAAATGAGGTTCTTTTTGGATTCCAATCCCGGCCTAAAATCAAGGATTAAGCACTATTATCATTTCTCGGATTATCTCCCACAAGAATTATACGAAATTGCTCTGTATGCCTCTAGTTTAAAACAGGTGGAATTCCAGGCTGATGCTTGGAAATTGTTTCAATCTATAATACTCAGTGCGTACCGCAAGCGAGATGCCAGCTTTGGCAATGCAAGATTTGTATATGATCTGGTGGACAAAGCCAAAATGAATCTAGGTATTCGGATCATGGACACTCAGACACCTGAAAATCTGGATACCGCAGAGTTAAAAATGATCAGCTCAGAGGATGTGAGAAAAATCACCATTGAACCTGAAAAATCAAAACCTGTCATTCCGGTAGATGAAGAATTGCTCCAATCGGCTATGCACGAGCTCAATGACATGATAGGTATTGACAAAGTGAAAAATGAAATTCACGAACTGGTTCGAATCGTGCGTCATGCACAAAGGCATGGCAAAGAGGTTTTGCATAAATACTTTCTGCACACGGTCTTTTTAGGGAATCCAGGCACCGGAAAAAGCACAGTTGCGCGAATCTTAGCCAAGATATACAAAGCGCTTGGAATTTTGGAAAGGGGCCACATGGTTGAAACAGACCGCCAGGGACTAGTCGCAGGATATATTGGTCAAAGTGCTATAAAAACGGCGGAAAGGATAGACGAGGCAATGGGTGGTGTATTATTCATAGATGAGGCATACAGTCTGACCCAATCTATGCATGGCCAGGGCGACTATGGAAGCGAGGTCATTCAGACACTTTTGAAGCGAATGGAGGATCAACGAGGTTTGTTCTTTGTTTTTGTCGCAGGGTACACCGACCAGATGGAGCAATTCTTGAAGTCTAATCCGGGATTGAGCAGTCGCTTTGACAAGATATTGAAATTTGAAGATTACGGAGCAGACGAGCTTTACCTTATTTCTCTCAAGATGATAACAGATGCAGGTTTGGATATTCAGGAAGATGCTAAGGAGGTGGTGATGGAATATTTTCGTTATTTAGTCGATACAAAGGATAAACATTTTGGCAACGGGCGTCTTATCCGATCAATCATCCAGGAAGTAATCCAAAATTACGAGTTAAGACAAACTGAAAGCACTGACCCCGAACCTGATAAATACATTCGCCAGATGGACGTGCAACATCTGGGACCAGGCCATGATAGACGTGAAATATTTGCAAGACCGAGGTTGGGTTTTAAGAAAAATGCTTAAGCTAACCTAAAATCAAGTTCCTCAGTATGAACAGCACGAGTTTAACTTTGCTGATCAGGATTTAGAACCCATCACCATCTAGAATATTGCCCAGACCTCCAAGAATACTGCCCTCCTCTCTCCTTCCACCGACACTTCCGTATTGCATTATTTTGGAAGCAAGTCTACTTATCGGAAGTGATTGAATCCAAACCTTTCCCGGCCCTCGCAAGACAGCATAGAACAATCCTTCTCCTCCGAATACCATGTTCTTGATACCTTTGATAAATTCTATGTCAAAATCCACCCTGTCCGTATAAGCGACTACACAACCGGTGTCTACTCTCAGACTTTGCCCGATCCCAAGGTCTATCTCTCTCACATAGCCGCCTGCATGCACGAAGGCCATACCATCTCCTTCCAACTTCTGCATGATAAATCCTTCTCCTCCGAAAATTCCTGTCCCAAGTTTTCTTTGTAATTCTATCCCTATGCTGACACCCATTGCAGCACACAAAAATGAATCTTTTTGAGCAATAATCTTTTCATTGTATTGCCTGAGATCAAGTGCGATGATTTTTCCGGTATATGGAGCAGCAAAACTCACCTTTGCCTTACCTGAACCTTCATTTGTAAACGTGCTCATGAATAGACTTTCGCCCGTGAGTAGCCTTTTTCCTGCAGAAAACAGCTTTCCCATAAAACCACCGGATTGTTGTCTGCCATCACCAAAAATGGTGGCCATTCGGATTCCATCTTCCATCATCAGGAATGATCCACTTTCAGCTATCGCTGTTTCGTTCGGGTCCAACTCAATCTCGACATATTGGAGTTCTTCACCATAAATTTTGTAATCCAACTCGTGCGCAGGCATATTTCTTTTATTTTAATTACAAAGTAAGTTGCAAATGTCCGATGCACAAAATGTTGCGAAAAGGAATTTTCAAAATCTCGACAATCGTTACATTTACCGAAAGAATCATTATGTATTCATCGACCAAAGAACTCGAATTTGCAAAGCTTACTAACAGCTTTGCCAGTATTTCAGCGATTCATTCTCAAGAAAAATTAGACCAATTGGCAGATACATTAAGGTATCATGAATACAAATATTATGTTCAAAATCAGCCAATCATCACAGATCAAGAATATGACAAACTGTACAAACTCCTGGTTTCTACAGAAACAATACATCCGGAATGGATAAAAGAGGATAGTCCCAGTCAAAGAGTCTCCAATGATATGATCAGCGGATTCGAAACCGTTAATCATATGGAACCCATGCTATCGCTGGACAACACATACTCTATAGAGGACCTCTATGATTTTGACAAAAGGGTAAAAAAACTTTGCAATTTAAATGATGATACTACATTGGAATACCTTGTTGAACCCAAGTATGATGGCGGCAGTCTCGCAATATTGTATCAGGATGACCAGCTCATCAGAGCCGCTACCAGAGGAGATGGAATACGTGGAGACGAAATGACACTCAATGCGAAAACCATCCGATCTCTTCCTTTGTCAGCATCATTTTCAAAATTTGGAATTAAAACTGCTGAATTAAGAGGAGAAGCAATCATCCGCAAGGATAGATTTGTAGAATTAAATGCAAAACGCGAGGCTACAGGGCAAGCTCTGCTGGCTAATCCTCGCAATGCAGCAACGGGTGTGTTAAGAGTTAAAGATCCCAAAG from Saprospiraceae bacterium includes these protein-coding regions:
- a CDS encoding AAA family ATPase, which gives rise to MDEIQKQTEVKKYKFKELKVYASTEWLADNKKKYRQVFDRLDTTYIYVELSFYNKLFERDVWETDIELKCFSLIKTKKELCNLSFRRKISKYDPTVYIREGWGNKKEGSFWKKGSYYWEAWIDGEKVATRYFYIEDPGANENIYFPYVELLGMKLYEGPFDDVSDENRHYFKGFNAEETRYIYVDLSLKNNVKQPIWQCELFIKFYNESRELKGQVVRLMQVRREDPVIQLTAGWGSNVKGSWWMGRYTAEVVCMDQLLAVMPFEVGDEFMEGDAPVTLPHKSEPVTLPGTIEDNDTFDEVLAELNELIGLQEIKVKVKEHAQYIKFLQLRKEKGIDDKDQMVLHTAFLGNPGTGKTTVAKMLGRLYKKMGVLSKGHVQEADRAELVGEFIGQTAPKVKEVIEKARGGVLFIDEAYALARTNDDSKDFGREVVEILVKEMSNGPGDIAVILAGYPKEMRFFLDSNPGLKSRIKHYYHFSDYLPQELYEIALYASSLKQVEFQADAWKLFQSIILSAYRKRDASFGNARFVYDLVDKAKMNLGIRIMDTQTPENLDTAELKMISSEDVRKITIEPEKSKPVIPVDEELLQSAMHELNDMIGIDKVKNEIHELVRIVRHAQRHGKEVLHKYFLHTVFLGNPGTGKSTVARILAKIYKALGILERGHMVETDRQGLVAGYIGQSAIKTAERIDEAMGGVLFIDEAYSLTQSMHGQGDYGSEVIQTLLKRMEDQRGLFFVFVAGYTDQMEQFLKSNPGLSSRFDKILKFEDYGADELYLISLKMITDAGLDIQEDAKEVVMEYFRYLVDTKDKHFGNGRLIRSIIQEVIQNYELRQTESTDPEPDKYIRQMDVQHLGPGHDRREIFARPRLGFKKNA
- a CDS encoding TIGR00266 family protein, whose product is MPAHELDYKIYGEELQYVEIELDPNETAIAESGSFLMMEDGIRMATIFGDGRQQSGGFMGKLFSAGKRLLTGESLFMSTFTNEGSGKAKVSFAAPYTGKIIALDLRQYNEKIIAQKDSFLCAAMGVSIGIELQRKLGTGIFGGEGFIMQKLEGDGMAFVHAGGYVREIDLGIGQSLRVDTGCVVAYTDRVDFDIEFIKGIKNMVFGGEGLFYAVLRGPGKVWIQSLPISRLASKIMQYGSVGGRREEGSILGGLGNILDGDGF